In a single window of the Nicotiana tomentosiformis chromosome 8, ASM39032v3, whole genome shotgun sequence genome:
- the LOC104084647 gene encoding trifunctional UDP-glucose 4,6-dehydratase/UDP-4-keto-6-deoxy-D-glucose 3,5-epimerase/UDP-4-keto-L-rhamnose-reductase RHM1-like, which produces MSEPTPYVPKNILITGAAGFIPSHVTNRLTKLYPDYRIVALDKLDYCSSLKNLEPSYSSPNFKFVKADITSADLINHLLVEEKIDTIMHFAAQTHVDNSFGNSFEFTINNIYGTHVLLEACKLTKSIKRFIHVSTDEVYGETDLETDIGNPEASQLLPTNPYSATKAGAEMLVMAYHRSYGLPTITTRGNNVYGPNQYPEKLIPKFIILAMKGERLPIHGDGSNVRSYLYSDDVAEAFDVILHKGVIGHVYNIGTKKERRVLDVAEDICKLFGLNAQEVIKFVQDRPFNDQRYFLDDQKLKKLGWREQTSWEEGLKMTLEWYTKNPDWWGDITGALHPHPRISNIMPSHDEGCLLQLIKGSKKGCGSDLKFLIYGKSGWIGGLLGKICEERGIAYEYGTGRLQDRNSLMHDMIRVRPTHVFNAAGVTGRPNVDWCESHKVETIRTNVVGTLTLADICREVDILVMNFATGCIFEYDERHPLGSGIGFKEEDKPNFTGSFYSKTKAMVEELLKEYENVCTLRVRMPISSDLSNPRNFITKITRYDKVVNIPNSMTVLDELLPISIEMAKRNCRGIWNFTNPGVVSHNEILEMYREYIDPNFKWQNFNLQEQAKVIVAPRSNNELDTTKLKNEFPELLSIKDSIIKYVFGPNRKT; this is translated from the exons ATGTCCGAACCAACTCCTTATGTACCCAAAAACATCCTCATAACTGGTGCAGCAGGCTTCATTCCATCCCATGTAACCAACAGATTGACCAAGCTTTATCCTGACTACAGGATTGTTGCTCTTGACAAGCTCGATTATTGTTCGAGCTTGAAAAATTTGGAGCCGAGTTACTCATCTCCTAATTTCAAATTTGTCAAGGCTGATATTACAAGTGCTGATCTTATCAACCATCTTTTGGTTGAGGAGAAGATTGACACAATTATGCATTTTGCAGCACAGACTCATGTGGATAATTCATTTGGAAATTCATTTGAGTTCACAATCAATAACATTTATGGTACACATGTACTTCTTGAAGCTTGTAAGTTGACTAAATCTATCAAGAGATTCATTCATGTTAGTACAGATGAAGTTTATGGTGAGACTGATTTGGAGACTGACATTGGCAATCCTGAAGCTTCTCAACTCCTTCCTACTAATCCATATTCTGCTACTAAAGCGGGCGCTGAAATGCTTGTCATGGCTTACCATAGGTCTTATGGCCTACCGACAATCACAACCCGAGGGAATAATGTGTATGGACCAAATCAGTACCCTGAGAAGTTGATCCCAAAGTTCATTATTCTTGCCATGAAAGGCGAGCGTTTGCCAATTCATGGGGATGGATCGAATGTTAGGAGCTATTTGTACTCTGATGATGTTGCTGAGGCATTTGATGTGATACTGCATAAAGGGGTGATTGGACATGTGTATAACATTGGCACTAAAAAGGAGAGGCGAGTTTTGGATGTGGCTGAGGACATATGCAAATTATTCGGCTTGAATGCTCAAGAAGTGATCAAGTTTGTGCAAGACAGGCCGTTTAATGACCAAAGGTATTTCTTGGATGATCAAAAGCTTAAGAAGTTAGGGTGGCGAGAACAGACCTCTTGGGAGGAAGGACtaaagatgactctggaatggtaCACCAAAAATCCTGATTGGTGGGGTGATATAACCGGAGCCCTTCACCCGCATCCAAGAATTTCCAACATTATGCCTTCACATGATGAAGGGTGCTTGTTGCAGCTTATAAAAGGAAGCAAGAAAGGCTGTGGCTCAGACTTAAAGTTCTTGATTTATGGAAAAAGTGGTTGGATCGGAGGGTTGTTAGGAAAGATTTGTGAAGAACGTGGAATAGCATACGAGTATGGGACAGGACGACTGCAGGATAGGAATTCGCTAATGCATGACATGATAAGAGTAAGGCCGACCCATGTTTTCAATGCGGCTGGTGTTACTGGGAGGCCTAATGTGGATTGGTGTGAATCACATAAAGTAGAGACAATTAGAACTAACGTCGTTGGTACACTAACTTTGGCTGATATCTGTAGAGAAGTGGATATCTTGGTGATGAATTTCGCTACAGGATGCATTTTCGAGTATGACGAGAGGCACCCACTAGGCTCAGGTATTGGATTCAAAGAGGAAGACAAACCAAATTTTACAGGATCATTCTACTCCAAGACCAAAGCCATG GTTGAGGAGCTTCTAAAAGAATATGAGAATGTTTGTACCCTCAGAGTGAGAATGCCAATATCATCTGACCTTAGCAACCCGAGAAACTTCATCACAAAGATCACGCGTTATGATAAAGTGGTAAACATACCAAATAGCATGACAGTGCTAGATGAGCTGCTACCAATCTCTATTGAGATGGCAAAGAGAAACTGCAGAGGAATATGGAACTTCACCAATCCAGGAGTTGTGAGCCACAATGAGATTCTAGAGATGTACAGAGAATACATAGATCCCAACTTCAAGTGGCAGAATTTTAATCTTCAAGAACAAGCAAAAGTGATCGTTGCACCGAGAAGTAACAATGAGCTTGACACGACAAAACTGAAAAATGAGTTCCCTGAATTGCTATCGATCAAAGATTCGATCATCAAGTATGTCTTTGGACCAAACAGAAAAACATAA
- the LOC138897711 gene encoding uncharacterized protein produces the protein MVAAWGESSDEDSDDEDEDEQALMAIGESDEESEVSIIHLKDRINFLSKERLSELLLDFIDESKDINNEEKQMSKECVILKAKFKNLELRVSETVSENTALKNQVHEFESNVLELRSENLILKLGTSKKTADCTQLTLEENVGKLKDELYKKDKHEHDDEAIGLVRNLNETTIHTKVALEEETGDGTGLFTQGNLTGGIEQRENEPQTSMELIHEPIPQNKLDEDGTVIRNKSRLVVQGYSQEEVIDYDETFAPVARFVLVGSKAGVETTESGGIGGKKKKEKEKESKGIRSAVREKGKRGVDSSPTPVSLTKDTGAMVVWGEKSTGVEESVKKTGGNGSGEAAEGLFQLGKNIDEPILSEQETLADLLKRVNESYNPKKKGSGAKDVEIERLKKRLAEVETQRDAVRTELAREKEKNDGILQDMLKLLQAKNQAPSSSQS, from the exons atggttgctgcttggggagaaagctcagatgaggactcagatgatgaagatgaagatgaacaagcacttatggcaattggagaatccGATGAGGAATCTGAAGTAAGTATAATCCATCTAAAAGACAGGATTaattttttgtctaaagaaaggctatctgagttacttctagatttTATTGATGAATCTAAGGATATAAACAATGAAGAGAAACAGatgtctaaggaatgtgtgatcTTAAAAGCAAAGTTTAAGAACCTGGAACTTAGAGTTAGTgagactgtaagtgaaaatactgcactaaagaaccaggttcatgaaTTTGAATCAAATGTACTAGAACTCAGATCTGAAAACCTAatactgaaattaggaacaagtaagaagacagctgattgcacacaactcactctagaagaaaatgtaggtaaactaaaagatgagttgtataagaaggataAGCAT gaacatgatgatgaagcaattgggctggtgagaaacttaaatgaaaccacaaTCCATACTAAAGTTGCACTGGAAGAAGAaacaggtgatggaacaggtcTTTTTACCCAGGGCAACCTGACagggggaatagaacaaagagAAAATGAACCTCAAACCTCAATGGAACTTATCCATGAACCTATTCCACA aaacaaacttgatgaggaTGGAACAGTTATAAGGAACAAgtcaagattggtggttcaaggatatagccaagaggaggtcatagactatgatgaaacctttgctccagttgcaag gtttgtactagtagggtctaaagcaggtgttgaaactacagagtctggaggaattggtggtaaaaagaaaaaagaaaaagaaaaagagagcaagggTATTCGAAGTGCTGTGAGGGAAAAGGGTAAAAGAGgggttgattcttcacccactcctgtgagtttaaccaaagacacaggtgcaatggttgtttggggagaaAAATCTACTGGAGTAGAAGAGAGTGTAAAGAAAACAGGGGGAAATGGGTCTGGTGAAGCCGCTGAAGGGCTATTTCAACTTggaaaaaatatagatgaacctaTTTTATCTGAACAGGAAACCCTCGCAGACCTACTGAAGAGAGTGAATGaaagttataatccaaagaagaaagggag tggggctaaggatgttgagattgagaggctgaagaagaggttggcagagGTGGAGACTCAGAGAGATGCTGTCAGAACTGAGTTggcaagagaaaaggagaagaatgatggcattcttcaggatatgttgaaactcctccaagccaaaaaccaagcacCTAGTTCTTCCCAGTCTTGA